One Ranitomeya imitator isolate aRanImi1 chromosome 1, aRanImi1.pri, whole genome shotgun sequence DNA window includes the following coding sequences:
- the LOC138658390 gene encoding uncharacterized protein — translation ETFYEQQTRDTLVALCKSQHIDSASKNKAQLVADLVQWEAARDQSQSSEAAEASTSEHGAAAEVQPLNAGPVSNPGELDPHLQAALKEFPIDDHEGRRQLIQQYRQEAQRAEREARAEREARAEREAQAQRAERQAEREYQLQLARLQMQGLSQTNREPSSAQIPKPRLDHFPVMEKDGDLDTFLRAFEKACRQYRLPTDEWARYLTPGLKGKALEAFAALPQEQDGDYEAIKQALIAKYQLTPEVYRRKFRTLQRGPHDSYSDVVHRLGTHFDQWTQGLSVTTFAQLRDLMIKDQFFHLCPAEVRQFVMDREPKDVTKAAQIADAYEANRRSEA, via the coding sequence gaaaccttctatgagcagcagaccagagacacccttgtcgccttatgcaagtcacagcacattgactctgcaagcaaaaacaaagcccaactggtcgcagatctggtgcaatgggaagccgctcgagaccaatctcagagctcagaggccgcagaagccagcacaagcgaacatggtgctgcagcagaggtccaaccactgaatgctggccctgttagcaatccgggcgaattggacccccacctgcaggcggccttgaaagaattccccattgacgaccatgagggacgtcggcagctgattcagcaataccggcaggaggcccagcgagctgagagagaggcccgagctgagagagaggcccgagctgagagagaggcacaggcccagcgagccgagcggcaagctgagcgggagtaccagctgcagttagcccgactgcaaatgcaggggttgtctcagaccaaccgtgagcccagcagcgctcagatacctaagccccggctcgatcacttccctgttatggagaaggacggagacttggacacttttctgcgggcctttgagaaagcctgcagacagtaccggctgcctacagatgaatgggcccgatacctgacaccagggctgaaaggtaaagctctggaggcgtttgctgccctccctcaagaacaagatggagactatgaggccatcaagcaggctctgatagccaagtaccagcttacacccgaggtgtaccgtagaaagttccggaccctccaacgtggcccacacgacagttacagtgatgtggtgcatcgactggggacccactttgaccagtggacccaaggactgtcagtgaccacctttgcacagctgcgagacctgatgatcaaagaccagttttttcatctttgcccagctgaggtgcgacagttcgtgatggacagagaacccaaagacgtgacgaaagcagcgcagattgccgatgcctatgaggccaaccgtagatcggaagcg